CGTCACTAACTCGTGGAGCTGTGCCCTGGCGTAAAGAAGGTATTTTTGAAAATCCGCTTCCCGTTTATAAGCATAGGCTGACTGGGGATCGGAATAGGCAGGACGATAACTACCCCATCCTGCTTCCCTTGATGAGAAATAAGGATGATGCCAGTCTGCAGCAATGGAATAATATAAAAATAAGCCCAGCCCTTTTTTATCACAGGCTTTTTTCAATTCGCCTACCAGATCCCGCTTCGCCGGGGAGTGAAGACTATTGTAACGGGTTTGATTTGTTTTGAAAAGGCAAAAGCCATCATGATGTTTTGCCGTGAAGGTCACATATTTCATACCTGCCGCTATGGCCACATCCGTGATAAAATCAGGATCAAAATTATGGGCTGTAAATTTCATTTTTAACTGCTCATATTCCGCTACCGGTATTTTTTCCTCCAGCTGAACCCATTCACCGCGTCCTAACAGACTATATAAACCATAATGCATAAACAGGCCAGAGCCGGCCTCGCTGAACCAGGACAAGGCGGCATGGTGCGGGTCCTCTATAAACATATCGGCATGGTCCCATAAATAGGAAGGTATCGTCTTTTGATTCCCGATGGGAGGCATACCCAGCCAGGACGATAAGGCAAACATCGTAGTCCCTGCTACTGCCACCTGTTTTAAAAAGTCTCGTCTGTCAGTCATATTTATTATTTGACTTTACCAATGAATCACGCACAACACTTGCATCGTTATTTGTCTAATGAATGAATCCATACCGCAATTTTTTGCAGATCGGATGCTGGTATGTCTGGCATCGGTGGCATGGGCGTCGCATAGTCAGGCCAGTTCCCTGGTTCAGGGTTATGAATTAACCGTTTCAATTTATCGATGGAGTATCTGCGTTTAGCGACTTCCGCATAGGGAGGGCCAACATGGCGTTTTACCGGATCATGGCATGACAGGCAGGTATATTGTATTAGTAACGGCTTTACTTCATCATAGTTAGGAATCCTATTAATGGCGGAAGGAGATGATGATGCTTTTGATGAAGAGCTCTTTACAGGAACTTTCTTTACCGTTGGTTTTTTAACAATTTTTACCCTGTTTTCGGCGGTGATTGTCAGCTTTGGTCCGTCCGGCACCCTGTTCAGCGTATAATACCCCATGTTATGCAGTAATCCCTGGTGCCCTGTTGACCTTACTCCCGCAGCAGTTATCTCATGAATATATCCTTCTCTTGTACTATCTAAAACCAACCGGACTTTCATGCCATCCGGTGATATGCTGATTGCTTTCAGGGGGCAGTCTGCCTCATTGATGATGGGGCTGCCATACTGGCGATGATATTTGTACGTAAAACTTCTTACGTGATAAGCGGCGGCTTCTCTTGCCGTTTTTTTATCTACCGGCTGCGTAAATTCCAGCTCGAAGCCATCGGGTTGGGCATGTATTGATTTAATTTCAAAGGGCATCTTCCCGTTCCAGACCAGCCGCTGTAATCCAAAAGACTCTCCGCCGCTGGACCCCCATCCTCTGGCTGTCATGCCCACGAACATGCTGCCATCTGATCCCCAGCACAATCTTAAAACGCCTGAAGAAAATCCTTTTCTAAAGGGAAATACAGCGCCCTGGTACACGCCTTTTATTTTTTCCAGGTATACACGGTTGATCAGGCTTTGTCCCAGGTCACCTACAAAAAACTGTCCTTCAAACGGTCCCATCTGCCCTTGACCGGCTATTAACATCCCGGAGGTAGAAACGCCCAGGATCGCATGTGGTATCCAGACAGAGGGCGTTTTCAGACCGGCAATCTGTTTGGCCACTTCAAATTCAGGCTTACCGCTGTCTGGTATATCCTCCACTTTTAACTTTACAGACGACCCTGGCAGATCGGACCACGCCAGTGAGGTAGGCTGTCCCAGAAAATCTCCTTTTCTCACTTCCGTCATATGACCGGATCCTACCCATTCTCCCTGGTTTTCCGTATAGAAAACATGATCATCTTTATCTATCGTAAGTGCTGCCGGAGAACGTAAACCTGCAGCAAATGGCGTCATCTTTCCTTCCGGCGAAATCTTCAGCATCCATCCCCGCCATTTTACCCTGCTTTCCATATAGCCGCCTTTCACGTCCCTGAACCATCCCAGATTCAGCGTTACGAACATATTACCTTCTTTGTCAAATACAGGCCCATAGGCATATTCGTGGTAGTTACCCGTTATCTCGAAGCTGTATACGGTTTTATATTCGTCCGCCACACCATCATTGTTTTTATCTCTCAGGCGGGTGAGTTGAGGGCGTTGCGCCACGTACAGATCTCCTTTGTAATAAGCCACTCCCAATGGCTCATGTAACCCCTGGGCGAATAACTGATACTGAGAAGGACGACCATCTTTCATGTATGGATTTGATATGATCCAGACTTCACCCCGCCGTGTACAAACTGCCAGTTTATCATTGGGTAAAAAAGCCATTCCACCTACTTCGAGTTGGATACCCTCGGGTATCAGCACCGTTTGAATCTGATAAAAATCCTCCTCTTTGGGGATGATAATGCTATCCTTTTTTACCTGGGCATTTGCCGATGCAATAGCGGCCATCATCATTATACTACTACATAATAAATGCTTCAGGCTGAAAAGTATGGTATTGCGTATAGTCATGTTCGATAGTATTCTATGATTACCAGATAATGGAATAGGTTAAGGGTATTTTTGGATCTGCAAGTGATACCAGCATTTCCGTACCCTCCTTCGTTTGCCTGATCTGCGGCCTATAACGCTTGTCAAGGCGGATGTAGCAGGAGCCATTCACCCGGTACAATTCTTTGCTTAACTGCTCTATAGTACCCGCAGATATTATTCTGCCATACAGGTTGGCAGCAGGATTTATGATTGTTATTGTTCTTACAAATCCTGTCTGGTCAGGATCGGGTGCTATTCTATCTTTTACAGCTGTTCCTTTTATAACATAACTGAATGTTGGTATCCTCTCTTTATCCAACTCATATCCTTCATCCTGCAACTCATCAAAGGTTACCGAATCGGGCCACGGTTCGTTTTTATCTGATAAAGCGGCTATGGAAGGGGCGCCGGAAAATGGTACAATGCTGCCCAGCGGCACGGCAAACTGTCCCTGTCCCCTGCTATGCCACATATCGGTGGCATCTAAAAAACGGCCCCGCCATACCTGGAAAAGCGATCCTTCTTTCAGGTCATATGAATAATTTAACCCCAACTGATCACCCATTGAAATCACGTTCGTTAATTTTTTACCGCCGAATTCCATAAAGCTCCTGAGCAGGTAAGGATGTTGGTTTGGTGTAATGATAATGGGGGCTTTATTTGGAAGCTTTACCGAGATTATATTCAACGGGCGGTAACGGATATTGCGGAAAGCCACCTTCCCGTGATCGCCTTGTAATAACAGTGGACCCTGGGCATTTTCTTTATCTGATAATGAAGGGGAGCGTGTAGGACCTGTCACTTCCACCTGGCTTTGTACTAAAACGCCGTTGAGATAAACTTCTTCAAAACGGGCGTTAGCTATTTTATTTCCTTGTGCATTAAAGCGCGGCGCCCTGAACTTTATAACAAGCTGCTGCCATAATCCCGGCGCCCTGCACGCATTCTGAAGAGGTGCTATTCCTTCGTATCCTTTGTATCCAGCCGGACGGGAATGATCCCAACGTTGGTATATGCCACCACAGTCACCGGCCGTAGGAACTGGTTTGGTCCAACTGTCCAATAACTGCACTTCATATTTCCCCTGGAGATATACACCCGAATTAGATCCTTTCGCCATCATAAAATCCAATGCAATTTCAATATCTCCAAATTGCTGTTTCGTGGTAAGTTGGGTACGGTTCTTTTCAGAAGGATGGTTTATTACAACCCCTTTGCCTTCTTTTATTTTCTCCAGCTCTCCTTTCTGGGTATAGTTGCCCCAGGCATCCGCAGCAACGATCCAATTCTTCCCGGGATTTTCAAAAGCATTTAAATCATCTAATGAAATAGTCATCCAACCCGGATTATTTTCAGGATTACTTTGGCCATAAACCGGTATGGCTACAGAAAATAATAATGACATGCTTAAGGTTATGCTAACCATTCTCATATTCATAATTTTCAGGTATACTTTAATTTATGTTAACCATCATTTGTCAGCAGGTTTAATACTTATTGCTGTTTTGACTTTTGCTGCATTTCCCGCTTTATTTTTTTATCCAGTTTTTGCTTCAGAAGGCTCAGCGGACAATTGATCTGTTGACCAACAGGTTGCTGCCCCCGGTAAGTGATCACCCGGATTTCCGAAGCTCCTTTTGGAATATCAAGCGGTGTGCCTGTATAACGCGGATAAAAATTATCGGGGTTAGTGCCGTCAAAAGTGTAATAAACATCTACCCCCGGAATTTCGCTGGCCAGTGTTACTTGTAAAGAATCATCGCGGCCCCTGGCTACGTCAATGATAGGATCATACATACTACGTGCGTATTTCACCTGCGCGGCATCCATATATTTAAATTGCTGCTCTACACGACGAATAAAATCCGGCCAGTTACGCTTAGGCTTCGGTGACCATAACACTTCTGCCAGTGCCATGGCACGCGGCCAGGTCATATATTCCGCGTGACGTCCGTTAGCAACAAACTCTGTCCATAAAGAGCCTTGTCCTCCT
The Chitinophaga sp. MM2321 DNA segment above includes these coding regions:
- a CDS encoding alpha-L-fucosidase, with the translated sequence MTDRRDFLKQVAVAGTTMFALSSWLGMPPIGNQKTIPSYLWDHADMFIEDPHHAALSWFSEAGSGLFMHYGLYSLLGRGEWVQLEEKIPVAEYEQLKMKFTAHNFDPDFITDVAIAAGMKYVTFTAKHHDGFCLFKTNQTRYNSLHSPAKRDLVGELKKACDKKGLGLFLYYSIAADWHHPYFSSREAGWGSYRPAYSDPQSAYAYKREADFQKYLLYARAQLHELVTQYRPAGIWFDPIMGFYARPDLFPMEQIYAEIRSHCPYTLISFKQGATGTEDFAAPERGAGSFSDGVGKSFGEKSGLVAAKAWEGNKDKHNETCNTLQSRTWGYKKAEDGKHKNTAQVLDLLQDAKSRNMNLLLNTGPLPDGSLSPEDVKTLREVGRSRWSTEKNNKV
- a CDS encoding DUF1080 domain-containing protein, which translates into the protein MSLLFSVAIPVYGQSNPENNPGWMTISLDDLNAFENPGKNWIVAADAWGNYTQKGELEKIKEGKGVVINHPSEKNRTQLTTKQQFGDIEIALDFMMAKGSNSGVYLQGKYEVQLLDSWTKPVPTAGDCGGIYQRWDHSRPAGYKGYEGIAPLQNACRAPGLWQQLVIKFRAPRFNAQGNKIANARFEEVYLNGVLVQSQVEVTGPTRSPSLSDKENAQGPLLLQGDHGKVAFRNIRYRPLNIISVKLPNKAPIIITPNQHPYLLRSFMEFGGKKLTNVISMGDQLGLNYSYDLKEGSLFQVWRGRFLDATDMWHSRGQGQFAVPLGSIVPFSGAPSIAALSDKNEPWPDSVTFDELQDEGYELDKERIPTFSYVIKGTAVKDRIAPDPDQTGFVRTITIINPAANLYGRIISAGTIEQLSKELYRVNGSCYIRLDKRYRPQIRQTKEGTEMLVSLADPKIPLTYSIIW